CATCAGCACGACATCGACCTCTTCGCCCAGATCGAGCGACACCGGCTCACCGAACTCGAAATGATTCCCCGCGACCCGCTGCACCGTCACCGGGTGCGCCTTCGCCCACACCCGCCCATCGGCATAGTTCAGCGCTTCGGGCGCATAGTGGAACAGCCGATGCCCGCGCGCCTGCGCCGACAGCATCAGCGCAAAGGTCGAATCGCCCGCGATATTGATCGAGGCAAGCGGGTCCATCTGCACGGCGACGGTGAGGGGCATTCGCGGTCCTTTGTCGGCTTCAACGCCGCAAGTAGGGAGCCGGTGGGCGAATGTCACCCGATCCCCTCTAACCAATCCAGGCATTCTCGATATGGCGCGGCCGCACGCCCGGCGCGAGAAGCAGCACATCGACCCGGATATCCTCGCCGTTCGCTGCATAGCGCGGCATCAGATACTCCGCGGCCGCCGCGACCCGCGCGAGCCGCCGCTCGTCGATCGCGAAATCGAGTTCTGACGCCGTCTTGCGCGCCTTCACCTCGACGAACGCCACCAGCCGTCCGCGCTTCGCCACCAGGTCGACCTCCCCCGCCGGCGTCCGCACCCGCCGGTCGAGGATCCGCCAC
The genomic region above belongs to Sphingomonas sp. J315 and contains:
- a CDS encoding YraN family protein — protein: MRDRRAAEQSGRDGETRAAWYLRLRGWRILDRRVRTPAGEVDLVAKRGRLVAFVEVKARKTASELDFAIDERRLARVAAAAEYLMPRYAANGEDIRVDVLLLAPGVRPRHIENAWIG